From the genome of Solanum lycopersicum chromosome 7, SLM_r2.1:
CACTCGTTAGGAGTGGACGTGCCCAAGCGACCAAATTCTCTTGACCTGGTGGCTGAGACATATCCACTGGCTTTTTTCCAGTTAGCAGCTCAAGCAGGACAACACCATAACTGTAAACATCACTCTTTACAAGTAGATGCCCTGTCATAGCATATTCTGGAGCCACGTACCTGGTAAAATAACAAAGTCAGAAGTGTACAACAGAGGAACAAAATGATAAGAGAACGGGTTTTGTTATGCATAGTCAATTTCAATTGATTGAGGACAATCCGTTAACAATGTAATAACACCTTTcgagtaaaaataaataagacattcaaaaggaaaaaaattatactccAGGAAAGCAGACCAGCATGAAGCAGCTGATCTGCTTAAGAGGTTTGGACCTTTGTCAGTCATAAACCGGACGAAGGCTGGCctaatgaaaatacaaatattaagtCAGATGAATATTTTACCCAAAAGTTCCCATGACTCGAGTGGATATGTGTCTTTCTCCTTCATCTAATGCAGCTCTAGCCAAACCAAAATCAGACACTTTTGGGGTGAAATCATGTTCCAGTAAGATGTTACTAGACTTAAAATCCCTGTGTATGACACGGGGACTGGAATCTTCATGTAAATAGGCCAGGCCTCGGGCAGCACCGAGTGCTATTTTCATTCGGGCATCCCAATCAAGTGGAGAACTTTCCTTGTCAACACCTGAAAGACAGTTTGTAGCCAATCTGAAATCTAAATTCACATGGCTTCAACCAAATAAGTTAATGAGTGATCCAAATTGAATATTACCATGAAGGTGAGATTCCACACTGCCATTTGGGATGAGCTCATAAAGTAAACAGCGACTGCGCTCCTCAAGACATATACCTATCAACTTGACCAAGTTCCTATGATGGAGGCGGCTAAGCATCTCTACTTCAGCCAAAAATTCACGACCACCCTGTTGGTCATCTCTCTTGAGGACTTTCACTGCCACTTTCACCCCATCATCAAGCACACCACTATAAACACGACCAAATCCCCCTTCACCTAGTACTCTTGCTTCATTGAAGCTGTCAGTTGCTCTATCAATTTCCTTTGAAGAAAATGTTCTAGCTGAACCAGTATAAGCAGCAAAGCTTGAACTAAAGGATAATGTAGGAGAGTTCAGCCTACTCCCAATCATGGAGGCTGCAATCCCTATATCATGCATAACAATCATCTTTATTACACAAGACTCGTGAGAATCACATATTTGTACACATTTTAGATGCATATTAATAAATTTGTGAAGTTTAAAGGTTCCTGTATGCACCCATTAAGAGTTGATACTTCAAGATATTCCATTCAAGAGATACACCATATTAACATTATGCAACTAACCAGATAACTTTTCCTATATTCCATTTCATTCCATTGTATGCTCAGGATAAGTAGTAAAAGTAACTGAGTTGAGCAACAAATAGCATATTCAAAACTCCAACATGATTTACTTTTCCCTCACATAGTATTTACCTGGCATGCTACAAAGGCACAGCGATAATGAAGGGCTAGGCTTCTGAATTTTACTGGTTCAATGTCTTTCAGCATGAATGAAGAAACTAACGCAGACAATACGAACACTAGGCAAACCACATGGCAGTAGATCATTTACATGTCAAGAGAAGGATTTCACCTGATGACTTTGCAAGGGATGGTAATGTAGTTGGTGGAGTTGGTTCTAACTGATATCCGTGATCTCTATGTCTGAAAAGCAAAACCCATGCAACAGCACAACATAAAATAACTGCGACAGAGGCTGACAGCACAATTACTGCTATGACACTCCGACTTGGCCCACTTTTGTGCTGTTGCCCCCTCACATCAACTCCAAGAGGCTGTATGGTCCTTCCGTTATTATCACCAGGATATGGTTGGCTACTTATGGTATCAATGTCTGAAGCTGCTGAAGGTGGAGAGGGAGGAAGACCTGTACATATAACAATTCTATTTAGTTACTCAACACATAGCATGTGTCATCAAGATGACACAATAGCATTTGGAATGATTCTATACCTGGATATTGCACAtataatacatcataatcaCCAAAAAGTGATGATTTTATAACAACTTGTTTGTGCCAGAATCTTTGTGATGTCACAAATGCTGTCATGTTATCAAATTTTTCTCCGAGGGGTACCAAATCAATAAGGACAATGGTCTTTTCTGGGTACTGGCTAGCTGAATTTGCTCCCATTATACGAACTTGACTTTTATCCATAAATACCCCAACAGAAACTTCTGTAGCTAACTCTGAAACCAAAGGGAAGAAGGTGTAGAGTGCTACACTAAGGCGTAGTCCAATTCGCATGGGCAAGACACAAACACAAGGTGCTTTGGGTGGACCATTTGTGAAAGGCTCAGCACAAGCCAATGATGCGCAATCTGCAACATCGGCATCATGTTTAGAATAGTCAATGGGGCAACAGCTGGCAACTTGGGCATGTAAAATCTATATCATTTAGAAGAGCAAGCAGAGGCAGATAAAAGGTACCTTCATTAGGAGGTGGAGGTGGTAGTGCCTGAAATGGATGCGGTATCTTTGGATGCCTTGGTGAAGACCCAGAGGGAGAGAATTTAGGGGAAAGAAATGGCTCTTGCAATGACAGATGATATAGAGATAAGCATTAACCATGCataggaataaaaataaaatataaggttAATGCCTTGACTATGGATTGCATGAAAAGGGAAGATATGACATACTCTTACTTTTAGTTGGTCTAGATGAAGCACTTGGAGATGATGATATTGCAGGAGAATCATGACTCTCCGGAGAAGCTAAAGGTGCAAGCACCGGTGGTACCGACAATCCTGTAAAGGAGGAGTTATCAGAatcactttctttcttttcgctattcatttttctttcagaGAGGCAAATGGATAGTCAACTGAGGATGACTAGAATGATCACAAACCTGCAGTTAAAAGTGAACGAGTGGTGCCCAAGGGTCTTTGGATATGATTTTGAGTGAAATGAAACAAAGGAGATGGAGAAATCAATACACGTTCATCAGTTATTGACTGAATTCTGGTTACTGTCGTATATCAGAATGAGTATATGAACTGACATTTCTCAGGTAAGATACAGGACCTAGTTCAGTTGAAACTGGAGGATAACCTTCATAGGATGACAGAGTGATTTCTGTCATATTATCTTTTAGGTAGTGATCCCTCTTATGAGACTTAAGGTGCACATAAGGGAGGATATGATACTTCCACAGGGGGAGAATTAGGGTATTTATGAGGAAGAGCATCAGTAGAGCACCCCATGGCTTTGTGTTCAGTATGAGCGACGAGAGGAAAAGTAATCCTTCAGTGACATAATTGGCCGTTCCTCATGCTGCTGATGAGAAGAAATGATAGCAGAAATGCATTGACATACCTTTTGCTGGATGCTGATGGTTCATTCCCTTGGTAGGTGCAACAGTTGGAGCACTTGCTCTTTTGCGGTTGATGCTTGGCCACGGAATTGATACAGGGGATATATTATGCTTAACTACAATAATAAAACTGACTTAAATTAACTATGCTGACAATGCCACTTTGAGAACCAAGTAGCTATTTAACAGAAAATGGGAAAACGAAATAAAACACATTCTTATATCTTTCTGAAGGCAAGGATAATTCAAAAAAAGGAGTACTGACTATTTCAACTCCGAACATATTCAGTAGGCATCAGTTCATTTTTCTTAACTAGTTCTACATTGACAATCATTAAATATTTGGAAGCAAGCAAACCTCTGGTTAAGATTCTATCGATTTGGTTTTTTACCTGAGGAGGTGACTACTTGGGGTACacttgccaagaatatttgtaaattgtatcATGCCAAAAGTATTTGGTTGAAATATGAAGAATACATGTACATGAGCAACACTAGCAAGCACTGTTACCTGGTGAAATGGATGGAGGTTTTAGAGGATGTCTTGGATGGCTGGGTGGTGAATTGTTAGGCAACTTCCTCGGAGGTGGTGCAAATGTTGCTGCAAATTCAACACATAGATGATCAGATCTTGTTTACAAACAATTTATTTGCAGAAATATCACTCACTAAGTACACGCAGGAAGTATACTTGGTGGAATAGATGGTGAAACTTTTGGATTGGTTGGCCGGGCAGGCAGTGGATTTTGTGGCTTTTCCCTTGGAGAAGGCGCATTAAGGACTGAATGCAATGAGAGAAAGCTCTATAATGTAAAAATTCATGCATTCATGATCACATCTAATTtgcactttattttttttgttaggaAGTATCACATACTTCCTTTGTGCCATTTTTATATGACAATCTTTCTTTTTAGTATGTTCTAAAAAGAATGACACTTTTCTATATTAAGAAACTCTTAAACCTTAAAGCTTCCATTTTACCCTTTCATGACATGCTCCTATAGCcataaaaatatcatcatatGTTTAAGAAGACAGATTCTAAGGCTACCTTTGGTATGCATTGAAAGTCtttcttcctttctttttaaCCTCTGTGCCCAATCAAACACCaccatataaaatgaaatggagGGAGCACTATATAAATATAGTGTGAATACCTGGTGGCATAGATGGTGAGACTTCTGGAATGATTGGGTGGGTGGGCAGAGGATTTTGTGGCTTTCCCCTTGGAGAAGGGGCATTCAGGACTGAGCAAAATTACAGCAAAACAAAATAATGTACAAAATTTGATGGCATCCAAGATCAGATCTAATTTAATCTGCAACTTTATTCTAACATGAATGTCAcaatttatattagaaaaaaagcCAAGGATACCTGGTGGAATGGATGGTGAAATTTCTGGATTTCTTGGGAGGGTGGGCAGTGAATTTCTCGGCATTCCCCTTGGAGAAGGCGCATTCAAAACTGAGTTAAcagcaaaacaaaataaaagtgatAATCATTTTCTATCTTAAGAGTTAAGATATTCTCATCAGCCAACAATTACCTGGGGCAATTGAGGAGAGAGGACCCTCTGGTGACCTGCTCTCACTGGGTGGCATAGATCCAGGTAGCGGTGGAGTTTTAGTTGGTGCATCTTCAGTAGAGTTCCTTCCAGGTGACGACACTGGTGCTGTTCTCCAAAAAAAACTATCAACTTAAACAGAAATCAAGTCATTTGAACATTATGACTACAGTCAGCCACATACCTGGAGCTTCTGGAACGACAACAGGCTGTTCAGTATGTCGATGATCTCTCTTAGGAGCACTCGGAGGCAGAACTGGAGCGGGATCACTCCACACTATTGGAGGAGGAGGACCTGGTAGAGAAGCAATTTGTGGTGGGGCTGAATTGATTGTGGGTGGAGCTGAACTGGGTGGTGGCAATATTATAGGAGCACTTGGTTGCAGAGACGGTGTAAGAACTTCTATTGGTTTAGGGATAGTGGGGGACATCATTGGTGGAAAGACATTTGCAGGAGGAGATGCTACTgagttaaaaaaagaaaaacataagatGAATAACATAAAACATCAAATTTGGTTAATAGATTTGGAAGTCAAGAATCACCGTCTGACCATTCAACTCTAATGCAGGAGCAGGTGCATTACTTGTGGACGCATTCCCATGAGAGACAAAAAAGGGTATTCCCTCTTCAACAGGATGAACTGCAGAGGATGCTGACGGAGAGGGCGATAAACGGACGCCTAAAAtgaattccaaaaaaattatattaggtTAGATATGCAGTTCTTCATTTGAAAAGATTCTCCATTTCACAAAAAATCTTAGTGCAAATGACAGCTCGACGACAAATAAAAAGACATTAGCAAAATCATTTCCCTCCTTTTCAACATACTTAGATTAATTACAATCATAAAGCATTAGAACGTATGCGGAGGGGATGATGAACATGAATAGTGAATCATTTTTTTACCATGGTCTTACATTACATGTTTGGTTAACTTATTTGCAAATACATCCCAACAAGATGGCACATCATTGAAATAAAAGCAGGCTAATTATCCCATGGCAGATTAATATAGTCATTGCAGCATCAATTTGCAAGGAACCGGTAAGAAGAATAATATAAGTAGGGCCTCTAAAGGGAAAATCAGTGATCAATGAAACAGTTAAATTGGCTAAAGAAGTTAAGGCACAAATTTGAGCTTGgcataaaaacaaaattcagaATGTAATAGTCTCAATTtcctctcacacacacacatacaagATGAATCAATCTGATTTGAGTGCTACAAAATTATCAAATCTAGGTATTTTTTTCAGAAGTCAAAATTAGCAACACTAAACTTACATAGCacaaaactcataaataaatagGTAGCTGAAGAAgtagagaaagagaagaattaCCTGCAGATCCCATAGAGAAAGCAAAGGCACATAATTGCAGCAGCAAACAAACAAGTTGCAGCTTCACTCCACCCATCCCATAGACTAACAACAACAAACCTCACAACATAAAAGCAGAAAATACGTAGAAAGATAAATTAGATGAGTTGAAGCaataagaaagagagagagaattgAGAAAGAAGCAACGAAGAGGCAGAAACGCCCAAAAATGGGGTGTCAGAGTAAGCATAAGAAGGTGAGATTAACATGGCGTTTCAGGTAGCATGTGAGCAATTACACTACACTATTATATTAAATGCTAATAACCTTTGAACTCTTAACAACTAACACCAAACTAATGTATACACCGGTATTAGTTagattactttttattttatatcttatttaaaaagtaattttactcctaaaacatTTTTTCATTTAGTAAAGGGAATAATTATTagagtattaataataattttttaatttttagactGCTTTTTATTAAACActataaaaattattctttgttgtttttgaaAATACACTTACCTAGAATAATTTAAGAGAGAGATTGCCCAAAAAAAAAGACTCctcctttttttaattacaagTGGTAAGCACTCTACTCTCTATCACCTTTACTTGTCGAGAATTAACTTAGGCACACCActtcaaaagttaaaaatataataattttattatatcaaaatttaatgttttgaaaaaattattgaaaaataattatatttaataataaaagtaaattgaaaattaaatgataaattatttcattttcaaattaaacaaatcaaatagacaattaactttaatataatgaacaagttaaaataagtgattttaaaattattatttattattttattgggGGTGTAATTAGGAAGAAGAGACAATTAATGGTGCAACTCTTATTGGTTGGATTAGAGTTATGAGATTCTCCATCAAACTTTTTTACCAAGCAAGAAATATCAATACCTTAGGGAAACCAAGtaataatgattataaaaataaaaaaattactagtCACATTTTCTAGGTCATTAAATAATGTTTAGCACACATATTTAGTTGTAATTagtttagaaataattttattgttgtataattaaaaagttgaattttcaattgataaaatTAGAGCATTTGGTCTGAAATTTTAGGGATTTGTGTAGTTGATCCTCGTTTTAGGTAATTGATGTCTGTGAGTTGAGTTGTGTGGGCATGTGTCAACTGCCatttgacacctcaactagttcaactttcttattttaattaataagtaaTTAACCAAACTAAATTATTGGACCCTACCCTTAGGGGTACATCTATATTAATGGCTTTTTTCTGCCAAACCCTTTTATTTTCCACCTAAAATTTTCACTTCTTTTTCATGTGCTTCTCAAATGTCTCTAACTTGTTTGAGAACaaattatcttaaaaattaGTT
Proteins encoded in this window:
- the LOC101268702 gene encoding receptor-like serine/threonine-protein kinase ALE2 isoform X5; this encodes MGGVKLQLVCLLLQLCAFAFSMGSAGVRLSPSPSASSAVHPVEEGIPFFVSHGNASTSNAPAPALELNVASPPANVFPPMMSPTIPKPIEVLTPSLQPSAPIILPPPSSAPPTINSAPPQIASLPGPPPPIVWSDPAPVLPPSAPKRDHRHTEQPVVVPEAPAPVSSPGRNSTEDAPTKTPPLPGSMPPSESRSPEGPLSSIAPVLNAPSPRGMPRNSLPTLPRNPEISPSIPPATFAPPPRKLPNNSPPSHPRHPLKPPSISPVKHNISPVSIPWPSINRKRASAPTVAPTKGMNHQHPAKGLSVPPVLAPLASPESHDSPAISSSPSASSRPTKSKKPFLSPKFSPSGSSPRHPKIPHPFQALPPPPPNEDCASLACAEPFTNGPPKAPCVCVLPMRIGLRLSVALYTFFPLVSELATEVSVGVFMDKSQVRIMGANSASQYPEKTIVLIDLVPLGEKFDNMTAFVTSQRFWHKQVVIKSSLFGDYDVLYVQYPGLPPSPPSAASDIDTISSQPYPGDNNGRTIQPLGVDVRGQQHKSGPSRSVIAVIVLSASVAVILCCAVAWVLLFRHRDHGYQLEPTPPTTLPSLAKSSGIAASMIGSRLNSPTLSFSSSFAAYTGSARTFSSKEIDRATDSFNEARVLGEGGFGRVYSGVLDDGVKVAVKVLKRDDQQGGREFLAEVEMLSRLHHRNLVKLIGICLEERSRCLLYELIPNGSVESHLHGVDKESSPLDWDARMKIALGAARGLAYLHEDSSPRVIHRDFKSSNILLEHDFTPKVSDFGLARAALDEGERHISTRVMGTFGYVAPEYAMTGHLLVKSDVYSYGVVLLELLTGKKPVDMSQPPGQENLVAWARPLLTSEEGLELIMDRNLGPDFPFDDIVKVAAIASMCVQPEVSHRPFMGEVVQALKLVCNECGQTKDVVSQSCSQDDLSIDMDAGVSTTSSQVLNPIQPQSPVSNSDSELDVERGLSMSDLLSPLARYGQQESGSFRRYSSSGPLRKGKTRRLWQKMRRLSGGSLSEHGVMFGLRPGSH
- the LOC101268702 gene encoding receptor-like serine/threonine-protein kinase ALE2 isoform X1, with product MGGVKLQLVCLLLQLCAFAFSMGSAGVRLSPSPSASSAVHPVEEGIPFFVSHGNASTSNAPAPALELNVASPPANVFPPMMSPTIPKPIEVLTPSLQPSAPIILPPPSSAPPTINSAPPQIASLPGPPPPIVWSDPAPVLPPSAPKRDHRHTEQPVVVPEAPAPVSSPGRNSTEDAPTKTPPLPGSMPPSESRSPEGPLSSIAPVLNAPSPRGMPRNSLPTLPRNPEISPSIPPVLNAPSPRGKPQNPLPTHPIIPEVSPSMPPATFAPPPRKLPNNSPPSHPRHPLKPPSISPVKHNISPVSIPWPSINRKRASAPTVAPTKGMNHQHPAKGLSVPPVLAPLASPESHDSPAISSSPSASSRPTKSKKPFLSPKFSPSGSSPRHPKIPHPFQALPPPPPNEDCASLACAEPFTNGPPKAPCVCVLPMRIGLRLSVALYTFFPLVSELATEVSVGVFMDKSQVRIMGANSASQYPEKTIVLIDLVPLGEKFDNMTAFVTSQRFWHKQVVIKSSLFGDYDVLYVQYPGLPPSPPSAASDIDTISSQPYPGDNNGRTIQPLGVDVRGQQHKSGPSRSVIAVIVLSASVAVILCCAVAWVLLFRHRDHGYQLEPTPPTTLPSLAKSSGIAASMIGSRLNSPTLSFSSSFAAYTGSARTFSSKEIDRATDSFNEARVLGEGGFGRVYSGVLDDGVKVAVKVLKRDDQQGGREFLAEVEMLSRLHHRNLVKLIGICLEERSRCLLYELIPNGSVESHLHGVDKESSPLDWDARMKIALGAARGLAYLHEDSSPRVIHRDFKSSNILLEHDFTPKVSDFGLARAALDEGERHISTRVMGTFGYVAPEYAMTGHLLVKSDVYSYGVVLLELLTGKKPVDMSQPPGQENLVAWARPLLTSEEGLELIMDRNLGPDFPFDDIVKVAAIASMCVQPEVSHRPFMGEVVQALKLVCNECGQTKDVVSQSCSQDDLSIDMDAGVSTTSSQVLNPIQPQSPVSNSDSELDVERGLSMSDLLSPLARYGQQESGSFRRYSSSGPLRKGKTRRLWQKMRRLSGGSLSEHGVMFGLRPGSH
- the LOC101268702 gene encoding receptor-like serine/threonine-protein kinase ALE2 isoform X4, which translates into the protein MGGVKLQLVCLLLQLCAFAFSMGSAGVRLSPSPSASSAVHPVEEGIPFFVSHGNASTSNAPAPALELNASPPANVFPPMMSPTIPKPIEVLTPSLQPSAPIILPPPSSAPPTINSAPPQIASLPGPPPPIVWSDPAPVLPPSAPKRDHRHTEQPVVVPEAPAPVSSPGRNSTEDAPTKTPPLPGSMPPSESRSPEGPLSSIAPVLNAPSPRGMPRNSLPTLPRNPEISPSIPPVLNAPSPRGKPQNPLPTHPIIPEVSPSMPPATFAPPPRKLPNNSPPSHPRHPLKPPSISPVKHNISPVSIPWPSINRKRASAPTVAPTKGMNHQHPAKGLSVPPVLAPLASPESHDSPAISSSPSASSRPTKKPFLSPKFSPSGSSPRHPKIPHPFQALPPPPPNEDCASLACAEPFTNGPPKAPCVCVLPMRIGLRLSVALYTFFPLVSELATEVSVGVFMDKSQVRIMGANSASQYPEKTIVLIDLVPLGEKFDNMTAFVTSQRFWHKQVVIKSSLFGDYDVLYVQYPGLPPSPPSAASDIDTISSQPYPGDNNGRTIQPLGVDVRGQQHKSGPSRSVIAVIVLSASVAVILCCAVAWVLLFRHRDHGYQLEPTPPTTLPSLAKSSGIAASMIGSRLNSPTLSFSSSFAAYTGSARTFSSKEIDRATDSFNEARVLGEGGFGRVYSGVLDDGVKVAVKVLKRDDQQGGREFLAEVEMLSRLHHRNLVKLIGICLEERSRCLLYELIPNGSVESHLHGVDKESSPLDWDARMKIALGAARGLAYLHEDSSPRVIHRDFKSSNILLEHDFTPKVSDFGLARAALDEGERHISTRVMGTFGYVAPEYAMTGHLLVKSDVYSYGVVLLELLTGKKPVDMSQPPGQENLVAWARPLLTSEEGLELIMDRNLGPDFPFDDIVKVAAIASMCVQPEVSHRPFMGEVVQALKLVCNECGQTKDVVSQSCSQDDLSIDMDAGVSTTSSQVLNPIQPQSPVSNSDSELDVERGLSMSDLLSPLARYGQQESGSFRRYSSSGPLRKGKTRRLWQKMRRLSGGSLSEHGVMFGLRPGSH
- the LOC101268702 gene encoding receptor-like serine/threonine-protein kinase ALE2 isoform X6 produces the protein MGGVKLQLVCLLLQLCAFAFSMGSAGVRLSPSPSASSAVHPVEEGIPFFVSHGNASTSNAPAPALELNASPPANVFPPMMSPTIPKPIEVLTPSLQPSAPIILPPPSSAPPTINSAPPQIASLPGPPPPIVWSDPAPVLPPSAPKRDHRHTEQPVVVPEAPAPVSSPGRNSTEDAPTKTPPLPGSMPPSESRSPEGPLSSIAPVLNAPSPRGMPRNSLPTLPRNPEISPSIPPATFAPPPRKLPNNSPPSHPRHPLKPPSISPVKHNISPVSIPWPSINRKRASAPTVAPTKGMNHQHPAKGLSVPPVLAPLASPESHDSPAISSSPSASSRPTKSKKPFLSPKFSPSGSSPRHPKIPHPFQALPPPPPNEDCASLACAEPFTNGPPKAPCVCVLPMRIGLRLSVALYTFFPLVSELATEVSVGVFMDKSQVRIMGANSASQYPEKTIVLIDLVPLGEKFDNMTAFVTSQRFWHKQVVIKSSLFGDYDVLYVQYPGLPPSPPSAASDIDTISSQPYPGDNNGRTIQPLGVDVRGQQHKSGPSRSVIAVIVLSASVAVILCCAVAWVLLFRHRDHGYQLEPTPPTTLPSLAKSSGIAASMIGSRLNSPTLSFSSSFAAYTGSARTFSSKEIDRATDSFNEARVLGEGGFGRVYSGVLDDGVKVAVKVLKRDDQQGGREFLAEVEMLSRLHHRNLVKLIGICLEERSRCLLYELIPNGSVESHLHGVDKESSPLDWDARMKIALGAARGLAYLHEDSSPRVIHRDFKSSNILLEHDFTPKVSDFGLARAALDEGERHISTRVMGTFGYVAPEYAMTGHLLVKSDVYSYGVVLLELLTGKKPVDMSQPPGQENLVAWARPLLTSEEGLELIMDRNLGPDFPFDDIVKVAAIASMCVQPEVSHRPFMGEVVQALKLVCNECGQTKDVVSQSCSQDDLSIDMDAGVSTTSSQVLNPIQPQSPVSNSDSELDVERGLSMSDLLSPLARYGQQESGSFRRYSSSGPLRKGKTRRLWQKMRRLSGGSLSEHGVMFGLRPGSH
- the LOC101268702 gene encoding receptor-like serine/threonine-protein kinase ALE2 isoform X9 produces the protein MGGVKLQLVCLLLQLCAFAFSMGSAGVRLSPSPSASSAVHPVEEGIPFFVSHGNASTSNAPAPALELNVASPPANVFPPMMSPTIPKPIEVLTPSLQPSAPIILPPPSSAPPTINSAPPQIASLPGPPPPIVWSDPAPVLPPSAPKRDHRHTEQPVVVPEAPAPVSSPGRNSTEDAPTKTPPLPGSMPPSESRSPEGPLSSIAPVLNAPSPRGMPRNSLPTLPRNPEISPSIPPVLNAPSPRGKPQNPLPTHPIIPEVSPSMPPATFAPPPRKLPNNSPPSHPRHPLKPPSISPVKHNISPVSIPWPSINRKRASAPTVAPTKGMNHQHPAKGLPPSPPSAASDIDTISSQPYPGDNNGRTIQPLGVDVRGQQHKSGPSRSVIAVIVLSASVAVILCCAVAWVLLFRHRDHGYQLEPTPPTTLPSLAKSSGIAASMIGSRLNSPTLSFSSSFAAYTGSARTFSSKEIDRATDSFNEARVLGEGGFGRVYSGVLDDGVKVAVKVLKRDDQQGGREFLAEVEMLSRLHHRNLVKLIGICLEERSRCLLYELIPNGSVESHLHGVDKESSPLDWDARMKIALGAARGLAYLHEDSSPRVIHRDFKSSNILLEHDFTPKVSDFGLARAALDEGERHISTRVMGTFGYVAPEYAMTGHLLVKSDVYSYGVVLLELLTGKKPVDMSQPPGQENLVAWARPLLTSEEGLELIMDRNLGPDFPFDDIVKVAAIASMCVQPEVSHRPFMGEVVQALKLVCNECGQTKDVVSQSCSQDDLSIDMDAGVSTTSSQVLNPIQPQSPVSNSDSELDVERGLSMSDLLSPLARYGQQESGSFRRYSSSGPLRKGKTRRLWQKMRRLSGGSLSEHGVMFGLRPGSH
- the LOC101268702 gene encoding receptor-like serine/threonine-protein kinase ALE2 isoform X8, coding for MGGVKLQLVCLLLQLCAFAFSMGSAGVRLSPSPSASSAVHPVEEGIPFFVSHGNASTSNAPAPALELNASPPANVFPPMMSPTIPKPIEVLTPSLQPSAPIILPPPSSAPPTINSAPPQIASLPGPPPPIVWSDPAPVLPPSAPKRDHRHTEQPVVVPEAPAPVSSPGRNSTEDAPTKTPPLPGSMPPSESRSPEGPLSSIAPVLNAPSPRGMPRNSLPTLPRNPEISPSIPPATFAPPPRKLPNNSPPSHPRHPLKPPSISPVKHNISPVSIPWPSINRKRASAPTVAPTKGMNHQHPAKGLSVPPVLAPLASPESHDSPAISSSPSASSRPTKKPFLSPKFSPSGSSPRHPKIPHPFQALPPPPPNEDCASLACAEPFTNGPPKAPCVCVLPMRIGLRLSVALYTFFPLVSELATEVSVGVFMDKSQVRIMGANSASQYPEKTIVLIDLVPLGEKFDNMTAFVTSQRFWHKQVVIKSSLFGDYDVLYVQYPGLPPSPPSAASDIDTISSQPYPGDNNGRTIQPLGVDVRGQQHKSGPSRSVIAVIVLSASVAVILCCAVAWVLLFRHRDHGYQLEPTPPTTLPSLAKSSGIAASMIGSRLNSPTLSFSSSFAAYTGSARTFSSKEIDRATDSFNEARVLGEGGFGRVYSGVLDDGVKVAVKVLKRDDQQGGREFLAEVEMLSRLHHRNLVKLIGICLEERSRCLLYELIPNGSVESHLHGVDKESSPLDWDARMKIALGAARGLAYLHEDSSPRVIHRDFKSSNILLEHDFTPKVSDFGLARAALDEGERHISTRVMGTFGYVAPEYAMTGHLLVKSDVYSYGVVLLELLTGKKPVDMSQPPGQENLVAWARPLLTSEEGLELIMDRNLGPDFPFDDIVKVAAIASMCVQPEVSHRPFMGEVVQALKLVCNECGQTKDVVSQSCSQDDLSIDMDAGVSTTSSQVLNPIQPQSPVSNSDSELDVERGLSMSDLLSPLARYGQQESGSFRRYSSSGPLRKGKTRRLWQKMRRLSGGSLSEHGVMFGLRPGSH
- the LOC101268702 gene encoding receptor-like serine/threonine-protein kinase ALE2 isoform X10; amino-acid sequence: MGGVKLQLVCLLLQLCAFAFSMGSAGVRLSPSPSASSAVHPVEEGIPFFVSHGNASTSNAPAPALELNASPPANVFPPMMSPTIPKPIEVLTPSLQPSAPIILPPPSSAPPTINSAPPQIASLPGPPPPIVWSDPAPVLPPSAPKRDHRHTEQPVVVPEAPAPVSSPGRNSTEDAPTKTPPLPGSMPPSESRSPEGPLSSIAPVLNAPSPRGMPRNSLPTLPRNPEISPSIPPVLNAPSPRGKPQNPLPTHPIIPEVSPSMPPATFAPPPRKLPNNSPPSHPRHPLKPPSISPVKHNISPVSIPWPSINRKRASAPTVAPTKGMNHQHPAKGLPPSPPSAASDIDTISSQPYPGDNNGRTIQPLGVDVRGQQHKSGPSRSVIAVIVLSASVAVILCCAVAWVLLFRHRDHGYQLEPTPPTTLPSLAKSSGIAASMIGSRLNSPTLSFSSSFAAYTGSARTFSSKEIDRATDSFNEARVLGEGGFGRVYSGVLDDGVKVAVKVLKRDDQQGGREFLAEVEMLSRLHHRNLVKLIGICLEERSRCLLYELIPNGSVESHLHGVDKESSPLDWDARMKIALGAARGLAYLHEDSSPRVIHRDFKSSNILLEHDFTPKVSDFGLARAALDEGERHISTRVMGTFGYVAPEYAMTGHLLVKSDVYSYGVVLLELLTGKKPVDMSQPPGQENLVAWARPLLTSEEGLELIMDRNLGPDFPFDDIVKVAAIASMCVQPEVSHRPFMGEVVQALKLVCNECGQTKDVVSQSCSQDDLSIDMDAGVSTTSSQVLNPIQPQSPVSNSDSELDVERGLSMSDLLSPLARYGQQESGSFRRYSSSGPLRKGKTRRLWQKMRRLSGGSLSEHGVMFGLRPGSH